The Lampris incognitus isolate fLamInc1 chromosome 7, fLamInc1.hap2, whole genome shotgun sequence genome window below encodes:
- the mlnr gene encoding growth hormone secretagogue receptor type 1 has translation MPWTRPQVELHPGGPEVMDHYGIDDHHYEGSLFPTSTLIPVTVICILIFIVGVTGNTMTILIIQHFKDMKTTTNLYLSSMAVSDLLIFLCLPFDLYRLWKYVPWVFGEVVCRFYHYINEGCTYATILHITALSIERYLAISFPLRAKVVVTKRRVQYIIFALWIFALVSAVPTLFLVGVEYDNDTDHNTGQCKHTNYAISSGQLHIMLWVSTTYFFCPMFCLIFLYGSIGCKLWKSRNDLQGRCAMARERSHRQTVKILVVVVLAFVICWLPYHIGRNLFAQVDDYDTAKLSQVFNVASMVLCYLSASINPVLYNLMSRKYRAAAKRLFMLRHGPRKAHRGQRQLCVIDDITTLNETLTGV, from the exons ATGCCCTGGACCAGACCTCAAGTGGAGCTTCATCCTGGGGGCCCAGAGGTTATGGACCACTACGGGATAGATGACCACCACTATGAGGGCTCTCTGTTCCCCACCTCCACCCTCATCCCTGTCACTGTGATCTGCATCCTGATCTTCATCGTCGGGGTCACCGGCAACACCATGACCATCCTCATCATCCAGCACTTTAAAGACATGAAGACCACGACCAACCTCTACCTGTCCAGCATGGCCGTGTCTGACCTTCTCATCTTCCTCTGCTTGCCCTTTGACCTCTACCGCCTCTGGAAGTATGTTCCCTGGGTGTTTGGGGAGGTGGTGTGTCGCTTCTATCACTACATCAACGAGGGCTGCACTTATGCCACCATTCTTCACATAACTGCCCTGAGCATAGAGCGCTACCTGGCTATCAGCTTCCCTCTCAGGGCCAAGGTGGTGGTGACCAAGCGAAGGGTCCAGTACATCATCTTCGCCCTGTGGATATTTGCGCTGGTGTCTGCCGTGCCCACGCTTTTCCTGGTCGGGGTGGAGTACGACAACGACACAGACCACAACACCGGGCAGTGCAAACACACCAACTATGCCATCAGCTCAGGACAGCTTCACATCATGCTCTGGGTGTCCACCACTTACTTCTTCTGCCCCATGTTCTGCCTCATTTTCCTCTATGGCTCCATCGGGTGTAAGCTGTGGAAAAGCAGGAATGACTTGCAAGGCCGCTGCGCGATGGCCCGCGAAAGGTCCCACAGACAAACCGTCAAGATCCTGG tggtggtggtgttggcatTTGTCATCTGCTGGCTTCCTTACCACATTGGCAGGAACCTGTTTGCCCAGGTGGACGACTACGACACGGCCAAGCTGAGCCAGGTCTTCAACGTGGCCTCCATGGTGCTGTGTTACCTCAGCGCCTCCATCAACCCCGTCCTCTACAACCTCATGTCTCGCAAATACAGAGCTGCCGCCAAGCGTCTCTTCATGCTTCGCCACGGACCCAGGAAAGCCCACCGCGGCCAAAGACAGCTCTGTGTGATAGACGACATCACCACCCTCAACGAGACCCTCACCGGGGTGTGA